A window from Oncorhynchus mykiss isolate Arlee chromosome 9, USDA_OmykA_1.1, whole genome shotgun sequence encodes these proteins:
- the hacd4 gene encoding very-long-chain (3R)-3-hydroxyacyl-CoA dehydratase 4 isoform X2 has product MTARFLTFGGDALADTFYAVGVVMSLCQLLSVLELFHIADGIEKARLLPRFVQVMTRNFLLFMVIVSQEEMQSKPVVCAQFYLWNILDLLRYPHVLLCLMGTDSFGMLWARYTLSIPIYIVSVITEGITIHQSLPYFESLGTYSFQLSLPVSAGIYFPILLKAYLPLLAVGACVTVWHSLRARELRLEKWNKKIKRK; this is encoded by the exons ATGACAGCCAGGTTTCTCACATTTGGTGGAG ACGCGCTTGCTGACACCTTCTATGCTGTGGGGGTTGTGATGAGTCTATGCCAGCTGTTGTCCGTGCTGGAGCTCTTCCACATCGCTGATGGGATCGAGAAGGCACGCCTTCTGCCACGGTTTGTTCAA gttatgaccagaaACTTCCTACTGTTTATGGTGATAGTCAGTCAAGAGGAGATGCAGAGTAAACCAGTTGTGTGTGCACAGTTTTACCTGTGGAATATTCTAGATCTGTTAAG GTACCCCCATGTTCTCCTGTGTTTGATGGGCACGGATTCCTTTGGCATGCTGTGGGCTCGATACACCCTATCCATCCCCATCTACATAGTCTCAGTCATCACAGAAG GCATTACCATTCACCAATCACTGCCTTACTTTGAGTCATTGGGAACATACTCATTCCAGCTCAGCCTGCCGGTGTCTGCAGGCATTTACTTCCCTATCCTCCTGAAGGCATACTTACCGTTACTGGCTGTTG GGGCTTGTGTAACAGTGTGGCATTCGCTGAGGGCGAGAGAACTGCGTCTTGAGAAGTGGAATAAGAAGATTAAAAGGAAATGA
- the hacd4 gene encoding very-long-chain (3R)-3-hydroxyacyl-CoA dehydratase 4 isoform X1 → MREMSTSSNLGFPKAQETTLVHHLLIRPSFPGEMRLSIRLAYLFLYNLLQFCGHTWIFANMTARFLTFGGDALADTFYAVGVVMSLCQLLSVLELFHIADGIEKARLLPRFVQVMTRNFLLFMVIVSQEEMQSKPVVCAQFYLWNILDLLRYPHVLLCLMGTDSFGMLWARYTLSIPIYIVSVITEGITIHQSLPYFESLGTYSFQLSLPVSAGIYFPILLKAYLPLLAVGACVTVWHSLRARELRLEKWNKKIKRK, encoded by the exons ATGAGAGAGATGTCGACTTCCTCGAATTTGGGATTTCCAAAAGCACAGGAAACAACTTTAGTACATCATTTACTTATTCGTCCGTCGTTTCCAGGTGAAATGAG GCTCAGCATTCGACTTGCTTACCTTTTCCTGTATAACCTGCTTCAGTTCTGTGGGCACACATGGATATTTGCAAACATGACAGCCAGGTTTCTCACATTTGGTGGAG ACGCGCTTGCTGACACCTTCTATGCTGTGGGGGTTGTGATGAGTCTATGCCAGCTGTTGTCCGTGCTGGAGCTCTTCCACATCGCTGATGGGATCGAGAAGGCACGCCTTCTGCCACGGTTTGTTCAA gttatgaccagaaACTTCCTACTGTTTATGGTGATAGTCAGTCAAGAGGAGATGCAGAGTAAACCAGTTGTGTGTGCACAGTTTTACCTGTGGAATATTCTAGATCTGTTAAG GTACCCCCATGTTCTCCTGTGTTTGATGGGCACGGATTCCTTTGGCATGCTGTGGGCTCGATACACCCTATCCATCCCCATCTACATAGTCTCAGTCATCACAGAAG GCATTACCATTCACCAATCACTGCCTTACTTTGAGTCATTGGGAACATACTCATTCCAGCTCAGCCTGCCGGTGTCTGCAGGCATTTACTTCCCTATCCTCCTGAAGGCATACTTACCGTTACTGGCTGTTG GGGCTTGTGTAACAGTGTGGCATTCGCTGAGGGCGAGAGAACTGCGTCTTGAGAAGTGGAATAAGAAGATTAAAAGGAAATGA